A genomic window from Silene latifolia isolate original U9 population chromosome Y, ASM4854445v1, whole genome shotgun sequence includes:
- the LOC141632992 gene encoding uncharacterized protein LOC141632992: MGDIVKWTKKPDNPNSRKDTTRWCEFHMDIGHTTEECMGLRREVAYLLKKEYLKDLMPSKNREDDGARKNPERQQRGLPPAPPIYEGIPDLHHDSLVITMQIGTARVLRILVDGCSPVNLIMLDVHKVMKIDESQIIKKYNVLVGFSGETKNIMGEIHLPTYVEGVSSYKRFGVLDCLSSYNAILGRPWIHNDLKAYLTTPPLLAKPNNGEPLTVYLSVTETAVSGVLTKEIDG, encoded by the exons atgggagacattgtcaaatgGACAAAGAAGccagacaaccccaactcaaggaaagacacTACAAGATGGTGCGAATTCCATATGGACATAGGGCACACAACGGAAGAATGCATGGGGTTGCGCAGGGAAGTAGCCTACCTACTAAAGAAGGAATATCTGAAAGACCTGATGCCatcaaagaacagggaagatgatGGAGCAAGAAAGAATCCAGAAAGACAACAACGTGGCCTGccccctgcaccacccatctatgag ggaaTTCCTGATCTACACCATGATAGCCTGgttatcaccatgcaaataggaactgctCGTGTCCTCAGAATTCTTGTAGATGGATGCAGCCCAGTAAACCTGATAATGCTTGATGTCCATAAAgtaatgaagattgatgaaagtcaaaTCATAAAGAAATATAATGTTCTAgtgggattcagtggagaaacgaAGAACATAATGGGAGAGATACACCTGCcaacatatgtggaaggagtttCCTCATATaagagatttggagtcctggactgcttGTCTTCCTATAATGctatcctaggaagaccatggatccacaat GATCTCAAAGCATACCTGACTACGCCTCCACTGCTCGCTAAACCAAACAACGGAGAACCCCTGACTGTCTACCTATCTGTCACGGAaacagcagtaagtggagtcctgaccaaggaGATTGACGGCTAA